One Aphelocoma coerulescens isolate FSJ_1873_10779 chromosome 5, UR_Acoe_1.0, whole genome shotgun sequence DNA segment encodes these proteins:
- the PLEKHH1 gene encoding pleckstrin homology domain-containing family H member 1 isoform X3: protein MINFTMAELTVENGSCMDWQKRCLVLESQLFKFRLQASKIRELLAEKMQELEQRVIEAEQRAEDAEKQVRVMEEKIKLADMKTGESDSTLHRKYQELMCTMRGKEDLINKLETQLAKQKQLRTEEAKIVQEKAAKIKEWVTFKLRELELENYHLKTCNRRLMEQIEALQDTLQDMTSIPPFESLWSSDSLKPRASQASFAEKIDQKPVLLAPGFREVCQTGPTKHVLSSANIVLANDTFTENGEDKSLLSQSMLKLMSDPSSWNLSTEQNLFPTISSEHGLGCSDPISLDPPAETTRILEALTFQSSLEGNHSAVSTLQQVGLDGTHFSDDLSARFHSHRLDSSSSGEIMSMLEGRLQAAEPPLVVSTSAVTAHSFCPGKECSLGSSMTFPKIRTPNPPRDSIQLAKRHRSQPQSGANSFHRVMHLETNTFQPITDPPVTCGHVEETDIDDDGVMEKMETECALLRGEAGTCEGMYHLPAEQREAVSSEAGTLDLGGKPPTPPLHRFPSWESRIYAVAKSGMRLSEVAMVNDTSSCFSNFSCSTSGPFTYLIYRNVTVPVYTTLKGKATQISNVPFLDESSGSDDDCGSHASFRTSTAGSENRKASMPGSPRAVKRGVSMSSLSSESDYAIPPDAYSLDGDYSEPEHKLQRTSSYSTDGGICTEPMEKSGYLLKMGSQVKTWKRRWFVLRNRQIMYYKSPSDVIRKPQGQLELNSSCQIVRGEGSQTFQLVTEKRTYFLTADSPNILEEWIHVLQSILRVQVSGPVGVPHSDAKPTVKGWLTKVKHGHSKLVWCALIGKTFYYYRNHEDKCPLGHLPLRESKVEEVDRSCDSDEDYETTGGGLLSSHCTLVIHPQDQSPTYLLIRTKQEKNTWLYHLTVAAGSSNATVGTSYEQLIGKLLDAEGDPNSPLWKHPMLCYSKDGLHTSLTTLPSEALQTEALKLFKSCQLFINVPVEASSIDYHVSLAQTALQVCLTHTELQNEIYCQLVKQTSCRQPQNHSVVQCWQLLALCAPLFLPQHHFLWYIKQHLQRHADPRSEIGKYAIYCQRSVDRTVQAGEREAKPSRMEIVSILLRNPYHHSLPFSIPVHFMNGTYQVVGFDGSSTVDEFIQRLNQETGMRKPSHMGFSLFTDDPSGRNLEHCLPGNMKICDVISKWEQALKELHPGKYDGGTRIVKLTYKNRLYFRSQAKGETDRERLLLAFQVSNEIANGRFPVNKELALEMVALMAQVEYGDLDRPGSSSPGGTSQLKMQHLLHQVLDKFYPKPYKQNITPEQLRQLTDRLVTKWMVLQGCSPSECIRIYLTVARKWPLFGTKIFAAKPILPSSLEDCPVWIAVNEDGISILDYNTMHLKVSYSYSSVLTFGGCRDDFMIVVSQMKERNSGKNSTEKLLFTMAIPKIVEATLLIASYINYRSTPSLLSSTQPSRSRTPAKKPWETENQCFFPSMPRSTKGPTLL, encoded by the exons GTCAGAGTTATGGAAGAGAAGATAAAACTAGCTGACATGAAGACTGGTGAATCTGACAGCACCCTGCACAGGAAATACCAGGAACTGATGTGCACAATGCGAGGAAAGGAGGATCTCATCAACAAATTGGAGACACAGCTAGCAAAACAG AAACAGCTGAGGACTGAGGAAGCCAAAATTGTTCAAGAGAAAGCTGCCAAGATCAAAGAGTGGGTAACATTTAAGCTCAGGGAG CTTGAGCTAGAAAATTACCACCTGAAAACCTGTAATCGGAGACTGATGGAGCAAATTGAAGCTCTTCAGGATACATTGCAAG ATATGACCAGCATTCCTCCCTTTGAATCTCTTTGGAGCTCTGATTCCCTGAAGCCCCGAGCATCGCAGGCCTCTTTTGCTGAGAAGATAGACCAGAAACCTGTGCTCCTTGCACCTGGTTTCAGAGAGGTGTGTCAGACAGGACCTACCAAACATGTCCTCTCTTCAGCAAACATAGTCCTTGCCAATGACACCTTTACTGAGAATGGAGAGGATAAATCTCTGCTTTCCCAGAGCATGCTGAAGCTCATGTCTGACCCATCAAGCTGGAATCTCTCCACAGAGCAAAATTTATTTCCAACCATAAGTTCTGAACATGGTTTAGGGTGCTCTGATCCCATATCACTGGACCCTCCAGCAGAGACCACAAGAATTCTTGAGGCTTTGACCTTCCAATCCTCTTTGGAAGGAAACCATAGTGCTGTGAGCACCTTGCAACAAGTGGGTTTGGATGGCACCCACTTCTCTGATGATCTGAGTGCCAGATTCCACTCCCACCGGCTGGactcctcttcctcaggagAAATAATGAGCATGCTTGAGGGCCGtctccaggctgctgagccACCTCTGGTTGTGTCAACATCAGCTGTTACAGCACATTCCTTCTGTCCAGGGAAGGAATGCAGCCTTGGGAGTAGTATGACCTTTCCAAAAATACGAACACCCAATCCACCAAGAGACAGTATCCAACTAGCCAAGAGACATCGCAGCCAACCACAGTCAGGGGCTAATTCTTTCCATCGTGTAATGCACTTAGAGACTAACACTTTCCAGCCCATAACAGACCCTCCAGTCACCTGTGGGCATGTGGAGGAGACAGACATTGATGATGATGGAGTGATGGAGAAGATGGAGACAGAATGTGCCCTGCTGAGGGGAGAAGCTGGAACGTGTGAGGGAATGTACCACTTACCTGCAGAGCAAAGAGAAGCTGTGAGTTCGGAGGCTGGCACACTTGACCTGGGAGGTAAACCTCCCACACCACCGCTGCACCGATTCCCATCATGG GAGAGCCGAATCTATGCTGTGGCCAAGTCTGGCATGAGGCTGTCTGAAGTGGCCATGGTGAATGATACTTCCAGCTGCT TTTCCAATTTCTCGTGTTCAACTTCTGGGCCATTTACCTATCTCATCTACAGAAATGTCACAGTGCCAGTCTACACTACGCTGAAGGGG AAAGCCACACAGATCAGCAATGTGCCTTTCTTAGATGAGTCTTCAGGCTCTGATGATGACTGTGGCTCCCATGCCAGCTTCAGGACTTCTACTGCTGGATCTGAGAACAGGAAAGCTAGCATGCCAGGCAGCCCTCGTGCCGTGAAGAGAG GTGTATCTATGTCCTCGCTGAGCTCTGAGAGTGACTATGCCATCCCTCCTGATGCCTACTCCTTGGATGGTGACTATTCAGAGCCAGAACATAAGCTACAGCGAACATCTTCCTATTCCACTGATGGTGGAATCTGCACT GAACCCATGGAGAAATCGGGCTACTTGCTGAAAATGGGCAGCCAGGTAAAGACGTGGAAAAGACGATGGTTTGTTCTCAGAAACAGACAAATCATGTACTACAAGTCCCCG AGTGATGTTATCCGCAAACCACAagggcagctggagctgaaTTCCTCATGCCAAATTGTCAGAGGTGAAGGGTCCCAAACATTCCAG ctTGTGACAGAAAAGAGAACCTACTTCCTGACAGCAGACTCTCCCAACATCCTGGAGGAATGGATTCATGTCCTACAGAGTATCCTGAGAGTACAAGTGAGCGGTCCTGTTGGCGTTCCTCATAGTGATGCTAAACCTACTGTGAAAGGCTGGCTCACCAAG GTCAAGCATGGTCACTCTAAGCTGGTCTGGTGTGCACTGATTGGAAAAACTTTCTACTACTATCGAAATCATGAAGATAAG TGTCCTTTAGGACATCTGCCTCTGCGTGAGTCCAAGGTGGAAGAAGTAGACCGTTCCTGTGACTCTGATGAAGATTATGAAACCACTGGTGGAGGACTTCTCTCATCCCACTGTACATTGGTGATTCACCCACAGGACCAGAGTCCCACGTATTTACTTATCCGCACCAAACAGGAGAAG AACACCTGGCTGTACCATCTGACCGTTGCAGCTGGTAGCAGTAATGCCACAGTGGGCACATCATACGAACAACTCATTGGAAAACTATTGGATGCAGAGGGAGACCCTA ATTCTCCTCTGTGGAAGCATCCTATGTTGTGCTACAGTAAAGATGGGTTGCACACATCCCTCACTACTCTGCCATCAGAGGCTCTACAGACTGAAGCTCTGAAACTTTTTAAG TCCTGTCAGCTGTTCATCAACGTTCCTGTGGAGGCATCCTCTATTGATTACCATGTGTCACTTGCCCAGACAGCACTGCAGGTGTGCTTGACACATACCGAGCTACAGAATGAAATTTACTGTCAGCTTGTTAAGCAGACCAGCTGCCGACAACCCCAGAACCACTCAGTCGTTCAG TGCTGGCAACTCCTGGCTTTATGTGCTCCTCTGTTCCTGCCTCAACATCACTTCCTCTGGTACATCAAACAGCACTTGCAGCGACATGCAGACCCCAG GAGTGAGATAGGCAAGTATGCCATCTACTGCCAGAGATCAGTGGACCGCACTGTGCAGGCTGGGGAGCGGGAAGCCAAGCCCTCCCGCATGGAGATCGTGTCCATCCTGCTGAGAAATCCCTACCACCACTCACTCCCCTTCAGCATCCCAGTGCACTTCATGAACGGAACATACCAG GTTGTAGGTTTTGATGGTTCCTCAACAGTTGATGAATTCATCCAGAGACTGAACCAGGAAACAGGAATGAGGAAGCCATCCCATATGGGATTTTCTCTGTTCACAGATGATCCTTCTGGCAGGAATTTGGAACATTGTTTACCAGGCAACATGaag atcTGTGATGTCATTTCTAAATGGGAACAAGCCTTAAAAGAATTGCATCCTGGAAAATATGACGGTGGCACAAGAATCGTAAAGTTGACCTATAAGAACAG ACTATATTTTCGGAGCCAGGCCAAAGGTGAGACGGACCGTGAGCGGTTGCTGCTGGCCTTCCAAGTGAGCAATGAAATAGCCAATGGAAGGTTTCCTGTTAATAAGGAATTAGCTCTGGAAATGGTGGCTCTAATGGCTCAG GTGGAATATGGGGATTTGGATCGACCAGGATCTTCAAGTCCTGGGGGAACATCACAATTGAAAATGCAGCATCTTCTCCACCAGGTTTTAGATAAATTCTACCCCAAACCCTACAAGCAGAACATTACTCCTGAACAGCTCAG GCAGCTGACAGACAGGCTGGTGACAAAGTGGATGGTGCTGCAGGGATGCTCTCCATCAGAATGCATTCGAATTTATTTGACGGTGGCCCGGAAATGGCCTCTCTTTGGAACCAAGATATTTGCTGCTAAG cCTATTTTGCCTTCCTCATTGGAAGACTGTCCAGTCTGGATAGCTGTGAATGAAGATGGTATCAGCATACTGGATTATAACACAATG CATTTGAAGGTCTCTTATTCATACTCCTCTGTGCTGACCTTTGGAGGCTGTCGAGATGACTTCATGATTGTAGTCAgtcaaatgaaagaaagaaattctggaaaaaataGCACTGAAAAACTCCTCTTCACAATGGCAATTCCAAAG aTTGTTGAAGCAACACTTTTGATTGCCAGCTACATTAACTATCGTTCGACGCCTTCACTGCTGTCTTCCACACAGCCCTCACGAAGCAGAACACCTGCTAAGAAGCCCTGGGAGACTGAAAATCAgtgcttttttccttccatgcCCCGAAGCACTAAGGGGCCCACCCTGCTCTGA
- the PLEKHH1 gene encoding pleckstrin homology domain-containing family H member 1 isoform X1, protein MKPKPLVESKKYLKQVFQGFLEHLGRHPKWMINFTMAELTVENGSCMDWQKRCLVLESQLFKFRLQASKIRELLAEKMQELEQRVIEAEQRAEDAEKQVRVMEEKIKLADMKTGESDSTLHRKYQELMCTMRGKEDLINKLETQLAKQKQLRTEEAKIVQEKAAKIKEWVTFKLRELELENYHLKTCNRRLMEQIEALQDTLQDMTSIPPFESLWSSDSLKPRASQASFAEKIDQKPVLLAPGFREVCQTGPTKHVLSSANIVLANDTFTENGEDKSLLSQSMLKLMSDPSSWNLSTEQNLFPTISSEHGLGCSDPISLDPPAETTRILEALTFQSSLEGNHSAVSTLQQVGLDGTHFSDDLSARFHSHRLDSSSSGEIMSMLEGRLQAAEPPLVVSTSAVTAHSFCPGKECSLGSSMTFPKIRTPNPPRDSIQLAKRHRSQPQSGANSFHRVMHLETNTFQPITDPPVTCGHVEETDIDDDGVMEKMETECALLRGEAGTCEGMYHLPAEQREAVSSEAGTLDLGGKPPTPPLHRFPSWESRIYAVAKSGMRLSEVAMVNDTSSCFSNFSCSTSGPFTYLIYRNVTVPVYTTLKGKATQISNVPFLDESSGSDDDCGSHASFRTSTAGSENRKASMPGSPRAVKRGVSMSSLSSESDYAIPPDAYSLDGDYSEPEHKLQRTSSYSTDGGICTEPMEKSGYLLKMGSQVKTWKRRWFVLRNRQIMYYKSPSDVIRKPQGQLELNSSCQIVRGEGSQTFQLVTEKRTYFLTADSPNILEEWIHVLQSILRVQVSGPVGVPHSDAKPTVKGWLTKVKHGHSKLVWCALIGKTFYYYRNHEDKCPLGHLPLRESKVEEVDRSCDSDEDYETTGGGLLSSHCTLVIHPQDQSPTYLLIRTKQEKNTWLYHLTVAAGSSNATVGTSYEQLIGKLLDAEGDPNSPLWKHPMLCYSKDGLHTSLTTLPSEALQTEALKLFKSCQLFINVPVEASSIDYHVSLAQTALQVCLTHTELQNEIYCQLVKQTSCRQPQNHSVVQCWQLLALCAPLFLPQHHFLWYIKQHLQRHADPRSEIGKYAIYCQRSVDRTVQAGEREAKPSRMEIVSILLRNPYHHSLPFSIPVHFMNGTYQVVGFDGSSTVDEFIQRLNQETGMRKPSHMGFSLFTDDPSGRNLEHCLPGNMKICDVISKWEQALKELHPGKYDGGTRIVKLTYKNRLYFRSQAKGETDRERLLLAFQVSNEIANGRFPVNKELALEMVALMAQVEYGDLDRPGSSSPGGTSQLKMQHLLHQVLDKFYPKPYKQNITPEQLRQLTDRLVTKWMVLQGCSPSECIRIYLTVARKWPLFGTKIFAAKPILPSSLEDCPVWIAVNEDGISILDYNTMHLKVSYSYSSVLTFGGCRDDFMIVVSQMKERNSGKNSTEKLLFTMAIPKIVEATLLIASYINYRSTPSLLSSTQPSRSRTPAKKPWETENQCFFPSMPRSTKGPTLL, encoded by the exons GTCAGAGTTATGGAAGAGAAGATAAAACTAGCTGACATGAAGACTGGTGAATCTGACAGCACCCTGCACAGGAAATACCAGGAACTGATGTGCACAATGCGAGGAAAGGAGGATCTCATCAACAAATTGGAGACACAGCTAGCAAAACAG AAACAGCTGAGGACTGAGGAAGCCAAAATTGTTCAAGAGAAAGCTGCCAAGATCAAAGAGTGGGTAACATTTAAGCTCAGGGAG CTTGAGCTAGAAAATTACCACCTGAAAACCTGTAATCGGAGACTGATGGAGCAAATTGAAGCTCTTCAGGATACATTGCAAG ATATGACCAGCATTCCTCCCTTTGAATCTCTTTGGAGCTCTGATTCCCTGAAGCCCCGAGCATCGCAGGCCTCTTTTGCTGAGAAGATAGACCAGAAACCTGTGCTCCTTGCACCTGGTTTCAGAGAGGTGTGTCAGACAGGACCTACCAAACATGTCCTCTCTTCAGCAAACATAGTCCTTGCCAATGACACCTTTACTGAGAATGGAGAGGATAAATCTCTGCTTTCCCAGAGCATGCTGAAGCTCATGTCTGACCCATCAAGCTGGAATCTCTCCACAGAGCAAAATTTATTTCCAACCATAAGTTCTGAACATGGTTTAGGGTGCTCTGATCCCATATCACTGGACCCTCCAGCAGAGACCACAAGAATTCTTGAGGCTTTGACCTTCCAATCCTCTTTGGAAGGAAACCATAGTGCTGTGAGCACCTTGCAACAAGTGGGTTTGGATGGCACCCACTTCTCTGATGATCTGAGTGCCAGATTCCACTCCCACCGGCTGGactcctcttcctcaggagAAATAATGAGCATGCTTGAGGGCCGtctccaggctgctgagccACCTCTGGTTGTGTCAACATCAGCTGTTACAGCACATTCCTTCTGTCCAGGGAAGGAATGCAGCCTTGGGAGTAGTATGACCTTTCCAAAAATACGAACACCCAATCCACCAAGAGACAGTATCCAACTAGCCAAGAGACATCGCAGCCAACCACAGTCAGGGGCTAATTCTTTCCATCGTGTAATGCACTTAGAGACTAACACTTTCCAGCCCATAACAGACCCTCCAGTCACCTGTGGGCATGTGGAGGAGACAGACATTGATGATGATGGAGTGATGGAGAAGATGGAGACAGAATGTGCCCTGCTGAGGGGAGAAGCTGGAACGTGTGAGGGAATGTACCACTTACCTGCAGAGCAAAGAGAAGCTGTGAGTTCGGAGGCTGGCACACTTGACCTGGGAGGTAAACCTCCCACACCACCGCTGCACCGATTCCCATCATGG GAGAGCCGAATCTATGCTGTGGCCAAGTCTGGCATGAGGCTGTCTGAAGTGGCCATGGTGAATGATACTTCCAGCTGCT TTTCCAATTTCTCGTGTTCAACTTCTGGGCCATTTACCTATCTCATCTACAGAAATGTCACAGTGCCAGTCTACACTACGCTGAAGGGG AAAGCCACACAGATCAGCAATGTGCCTTTCTTAGATGAGTCTTCAGGCTCTGATGATGACTGTGGCTCCCATGCCAGCTTCAGGACTTCTACTGCTGGATCTGAGAACAGGAAAGCTAGCATGCCAGGCAGCCCTCGTGCCGTGAAGAGAG GTGTATCTATGTCCTCGCTGAGCTCTGAGAGTGACTATGCCATCCCTCCTGATGCCTACTCCTTGGATGGTGACTATTCAGAGCCAGAACATAAGCTACAGCGAACATCTTCCTATTCCACTGATGGTGGAATCTGCACT GAACCCATGGAGAAATCGGGCTACTTGCTGAAAATGGGCAGCCAGGTAAAGACGTGGAAAAGACGATGGTTTGTTCTCAGAAACAGACAAATCATGTACTACAAGTCCCCG AGTGATGTTATCCGCAAACCACAagggcagctggagctgaaTTCCTCATGCCAAATTGTCAGAGGTGAAGGGTCCCAAACATTCCAG ctTGTGACAGAAAAGAGAACCTACTTCCTGACAGCAGACTCTCCCAACATCCTGGAGGAATGGATTCATGTCCTACAGAGTATCCTGAGAGTACAAGTGAGCGGTCCTGTTGGCGTTCCTCATAGTGATGCTAAACCTACTGTGAAAGGCTGGCTCACCAAG GTCAAGCATGGTCACTCTAAGCTGGTCTGGTGTGCACTGATTGGAAAAACTTTCTACTACTATCGAAATCATGAAGATAAG TGTCCTTTAGGACATCTGCCTCTGCGTGAGTCCAAGGTGGAAGAAGTAGACCGTTCCTGTGACTCTGATGAAGATTATGAAACCACTGGTGGAGGACTTCTCTCATCCCACTGTACATTGGTGATTCACCCACAGGACCAGAGTCCCACGTATTTACTTATCCGCACCAAACAGGAGAAG AACACCTGGCTGTACCATCTGACCGTTGCAGCTGGTAGCAGTAATGCCACAGTGGGCACATCATACGAACAACTCATTGGAAAACTATTGGATGCAGAGGGAGACCCTA ATTCTCCTCTGTGGAAGCATCCTATGTTGTGCTACAGTAAAGATGGGTTGCACACATCCCTCACTACTCTGCCATCAGAGGCTCTACAGACTGAAGCTCTGAAACTTTTTAAG TCCTGTCAGCTGTTCATCAACGTTCCTGTGGAGGCATCCTCTATTGATTACCATGTGTCACTTGCCCAGACAGCACTGCAGGTGTGCTTGACACATACCGAGCTACAGAATGAAATTTACTGTCAGCTTGTTAAGCAGACCAGCTGCCGACAACCCCAGAACCACTCAGTCGTTCAG TGCTGGCAACTCCTGGCTTTATGTGCTCCTCTGTTCCTGCCTCAACATCACTTCCTCTGGTACATCAAACAGCACTTGCAGCGACATGCAGACCCCAG GAGTGAGATAGGCAAGTATGCCATCTACTGCCAGAGATCAGTGGACCGCACTGTGCAGGCTGGGGAGCGGGAAGCCAAGCCCTCCCGCATGGAGATCGTGTCCATCCTGCTGAGAAATCCCTACCACCACTCACTCCCCTTCAGCATCCCAGTGCACTTCATGAACGGAACATACCAG GTTGTAGGTTTTGATGGTTCCTCAACAGTTGATGAATTCATCCAGAGACTGAACCAGGAAACAGGAATGAGGAAGCCATCCCATATGGGATTTTCTCTGTTCACAGATGATCCTTCTGGCAGGAATTTGGAACATTGTTTACCAGGCAACATGaag atcTGTGATGTCATTTCTAAATGGGAACAAGCCTTAAAAGAATTGCATCCTGGAAAATATGACGGTGGCACAAGAATCGTAAAGTTGACCTATAAGAACAG ACTATATTTTCGGAGCCAGGCCAAAGGTGAGACGGACCGTGAGCGGTTGCTGCTGGCCTTCCAAGTGAGCAATGAAATAGCCAATGGAAGGTTTCCTGTTAATAAGGAATTAGCTCTGGAAATGGTGGCTCTAATGGCTCAG GTGGAATATGGGGATTTGGATCGACCAGGATCTTCAAGTCCTGGGGGAACATCACAATTGAAAATGCAGCATCTTCTCCACCAGGTTTTAGATAAATTCTACCCCAAACCCTACAAGCAGAACATTACTCCTGAACAGCTCAG GCAGCTGACAGACAGGCTGGTGACAAAGTGGATGGTGCTGCAGGGATGCTCTCCATCAGAATGCATTCGAATTTATTTGACGGTGGCCCGGAAATGGCCTCTCTTTGGAACCAAGATATTTGCTGCTAAG cCTATTTTGCCTTCCTCATTGGAAGACTGTCCAGTCTGGATAGCTGTGAATGAAGATGGTATCAGCATACTGGATTATAACACAATG CATTTGAAGGTCTCTTATTCATACTCCTCTGTGCTGACCTTTGGAGGCTGTCGAGATGACTTCATGATTGTAGTCAgtcaaatgaaagaaagaaattctggaaaaaataGCACTGAAAAACTCCTCTTCACAATGGCAATTCCAAAG aTTGTTGAAGCAACACTTTTGATTGCCAGCTACATTAACTATCGTTCGACGCCTTCACTGCTGTCTTCCACACAGCCCTCACGAAGCAGAACACCTGCTAAGAAGCCCTGGGAGACTGAAAATCAgtgcttttttccttccatgcCCCGAAGCACTAAGGGGCCCACCCTGCTCTGA